TGCATGGCGCTGGCCATGCTGCCGCCCGTGCCGCTGTCACCACCGATATGGATGTCACGCGCATAGCTTTCGGGCAGGGGCTGGCCGTGGCTTGCGGCAACCCGGCGGGCCTGTGCGGCGTTGGTGGCTTCGGGGTTACGGACGGCCTCGGCCCGGACCAGACGCTGGCGCAGCACGCTGATCTGGCCACTCATGTCACGGCGCATGGCCTGCATTTCCAACTGCAGGGCCTTGATCTGGGCATCCGATGCGGAATCCGCATGGGCCTGATGAAAGGAAGAGAGCCCCAGAAGGGCAGACGAACCAAGCAACAGGGAAACTATAGGCCGGCGGATCATGTTAAGCATTCCGTAATGAAGGATGAGTTCATTTAGAATGGGCTTCTGACCCTGTGTGTTATGTTTCAGATACAGTTTTATGAATGTTTTATTAAATGATCTATATTTAAATAATCGCTCTCATGCCAGCGATAGACCACATCATTCGGTCTGCAATAATTCCATGCGTTCCCTGTACAACATAGCTGCGGGCAATCATGACCAAGGCATTAAAAAAACCATTACCTTGGGGAACTTCCGCTTTTCCAGGAAATCAGCTACCGGCAGCCAATGCTGCATTGCCGGTTTATTGTATGATTTTTATCACTACAGGCCATCTGGACACAAAAGCGTGCCCTGCCCACCCGTGCCGCATGCTGTTGCCAGCCATATTGTGGCCACAATACCACACGAAGCAGATGGCCTGACTCCAGTTTTATGAAGGATTGACGGGCGGGCTGCCCTGCGGGGTCAGATTCTGGCGGGCCTGCTGGCGGATGGCGTTGCACTTCTTGGTAAACACGGCGGACTGGGAAGCAGTCATGAAATTGATGATGAACGCCACCACCAGCGAGCAGAAGGACAGCGCGATCACCGCCTGCCCCAGGCCGCCTATGGGCGTATCGTAATATTCCGCCGAGTACCACAGCAGTACGAGGCTGAGCACCGCCCCGAAAAAGCCCATGACGCCAGTGTAATGGACCAGCGTATCTTCCTCGTTGGCATAATCAGCACTTTCCTGCCACAGCAGGTACAGCTTCTGGTTCATTTCCTCCACCTGGCAGTCATGTTCCAGTTGCTGTGCACTGACCAGCTTGGTGGGAGCGGTACGGTACATGCCCAGTTCCTGCTGGGCCTTGGCAAAGACGCGCCGCCGCTCCTTGATCGCTGGCAGGCTGATATCCACAAAGCTGAGAGCCCGATCCGAAAGTTTTTCAACCCTGACAATGCCTTGCTGTCCGTCGTGTGAGCATTCGGATTGAGGCGATCAATGTCCATGCGGTTGAGGAAGCAATGGATTGTTCCCAATCTTTGGCGAGCCGCCTGCATCGTCCCAGCCATGCGAATGTCCGTTCCACCACCCAGCGACGCGGCAGGATCTGAAAACCCTTCACCGTATCGGACCGCCTGATGATTTCGAGGGTCCATTTTCCCATGGAGGCGAGCGCGGATCGCAATTTGTCGCCAGCATAGCCGCCATCAGCGAAGATGTGGCGCAGCCAGGGAAAGCGCCTGCGTATCGCTGCCAGAACATCAACGGCCCCATCACGGTCCTGGATATCAGCGGCATGAACGAGGAGAAAGATCAGGAAGCCGCAGGTATCCGTCACGATATGGCGCTTGCGGCCCTTGACCTTCTTCCCCGCGTCATAGCCCGAAATCCCGCCGCTTTCCGTGGTTTTCACCGACTGGCTGTCAATCACGCCCGCGCTCGGAGAGGCGTCACGTCCCTCGATCTCGCGCAGGCTCATGACCAGCACCGTATTCATGACCTCGAACACTCCGGCATCACGCCAGGCGTAAAAATAGCGCCTGATGGTCGAGACCGGCGGAAAGCATTTCGGCAGCAGACGCCACGCACACCCGGCCGAGGCTATGTAGAGCATCGCATTGACCACCTCGCGCATATCCGTCGTGCGCGGACGACCGCCCCGTTTCGCCGGGGGCACAAATGGCATGATCAAAGTCCACTCCCCGTCCGTCATGTCCGATGGATATCGCAATCTTTCCCGGCTATACTCGCGCCGGGCAATACCAGTCCATGTCACCATTCACTCCATCTCTCTGCAAAGACGGATGAATCACAACAGGCTGGTATTGTTCAAAAACTTTCGGATCGGGCTCTGAGAATTGCCACATTCAGGCCGGCTGACAACTGCACGACTGCCTGAAAATCACCCCAAGTCTGGCTCACGCTCGCCCTCCGGTCCCAAAACCGTGAACATGATACCGCATGCCACGACAAAGCAGCAGCGCGTAAAACGGGCAGGCAGGATTGCAATCAGTCCGGGACCGCCAGCCTGCGCCACATCCCGCCCATCGTGAAGCCGGTCGGGGGTACGTCCCTAGATCGGGCAGGCGCCACTGGCGCATTGCAGGTGCGCCCAGTCCACCACTTCACGCACGTCCTCATCCTGTATCATGGCCGTAATGGCGGCGAATTTCCCGGCCGGGACTTCCTCCTCGGGCAGGTATTCATAGCCCAGATCACAGTCCGGGCGGCTGGGCAGCACCGCGCAGCAGCGCACATGCGGCTGGTTGGCCGCCACCATGCCGCGGAAGCCATCAAGATCATGCCGGTCGGTATAGACCTTCAGCGTGTAGGACACCTGGTTGCCCTGCTCCGCCCCGATCCAGTATTTCTCAAGCAGTTCCAGCCAGCGGTACTGTTCCTCCGGCGTGGCTTCGGGGGCGGTCACCACACGCCCGCCCATGCCAAGGCGCTGGATAAGCGGCACGGTGGGAAAACCCACGATGCTCATGCCCGGAAAGCTGCGCAACGCGCGCACGGGATAGCCCCTGCGCCCGTAGGCGGGCAGCAGCGGGTCGGTTCCCGCTTCCCATGTACCATCCGCACGCTGCACGCCCTTGAACTGAACCCAGCGCAGGTACTGCCGCCGCGGGGGCAGATGCGCGCCCTCGGTCAGGCCGAACAGCTTGGACGTGGTGCCCGCAGGCTTGACGGTCGTGACCGTGACCGGCCGTGCGGTGCCGGTTTCGCGTGCATAGGTGTTGGCCTCCTCCTTCGCGATGGTCGAGAGCGCGCGCACCGCGTTCCAGAAAGGTGCGGCGCGCGCCTCATCCAGCAGGTCATGAAAGTCCAGGCCAAAGCGCAGCCATGCCCATTCATGCAGCCCGGTCGGCCCGATGCCGATGCGGTTAGTCCGGCGCACTTCTTCCCCATACAGTGCATCCATGCGGTTGGCGCGCAGCAGGAAGCGTACGCCCAGCCGCACGGCATCGCGCACGCGGGCGTCCCATGTCCGAGCCATATCCACCGGCACGGCACCGGGGGTTACCTCCGCCAGCGCCACCGGGCAGGCCAGCAGCGGGGCAAAATCACCAATCACGCAATATCCGCCGGTAACATGCAGCGTGATCTCGCCACACGGATTGGTCGTAACCGGAAAATGCGCGCCCGCTGCCCGCCGTGCCAGATCGGCCAGCAGGGTTGCCCCGACGGTTGCCTGATAGCGGGCCGAGCGGAAATCGCGCCCGTCGGCATGCACTTTTTTCAGCCGCGCACTGCCGGTGCGGCTGTCCTCCAGCCGGTCACCATTGATGAAGCCCGGCTCCCCGTTGATCCACGCGCATCGCGTGGCTTCGGCAAACACGGCGCGGGCATGCTCGGCCAGCGGGCCGGTCCGTGCCGGGTCATTCACGCAATCCCAGAATTCATGGTCCACCATGACCGAATGGTTGGCCGTCCACAGCCCGCCTTCTTCCTTGGCGCGGATGAAGCGCAGCACTTCGGCGTCACGCCACGACTTGGTGGCCATGCGCGCGGCACGGCGGGCGCCCCCCACCTGCACCTCGACCGACAGGTAGTGGTCCACCCGCAGCGCCTGTTCCCACAGGGGCATACCCCCTGCCCTTGCCACCCCGATCACATGCTCACGCACATTGAGCAGGCCGCGAAGCAGCGAAACGGGACCGGATGCGGGCCGTCCCTGCATGCCCGCGATCGGGCTGCCCGCGCAGCGGATCGCGCTGAAATCCAGCACCAGCCTGCGCTCACGTTCCCCGCGAAAGGCCATGGCCTCGATCATTTCGACCGCCTTGCCCCAGCCTTCGCGGCTGTCCTCAATGACATGGACGGGGTCACTGCCTTCGGGCTGCCGGGTCAGCACGGTTCTTTCCAGAAAAGCGCGGACCTGCGCCTCCATCTCCGCATCGAACGCTTCCAGCGCCATGCCCCATGGCAGGATCTGCATCTCCAGCCCGAAGCGCAGCAGGCCCGCGCGGTCATGCGGGTAGTCCGGGTGATCGGGCGAGAGGACGAACTTCAGCTCCGGTGCCTGCCCCCAGTCCACGACGCACAGTTCATCATCATACGCCCGCCCCACGCCGGAACCGTTGAGCAGAAGGTAGAATTTGGCGAATGAGCAGATGGCCGTGGCGCAGTTGGTGAACATTTCCATGTTCCGCCCTGGCTGGGTGCCATCGCCATGCTGGAGATGGCGGCCGGATGTCAGCAGGGCACCGGTGGCGATTGCATTACGCAACTGGGCACGCTCATCCGCCTCCACCATGGGAAGCAGGGCAGTATTGCCCGCCGCCACACGGTCGGCCACACGGCCGAAATCTTCCTGGTCGGACGGGCGGAACACGGTACGGCGGCCCACGGCCTCGCCCATGCCGGGATCAAGGGCGCGTGGTGGCAGGGGAGCAACCCCGAACGCACCTTCAAACGCGCCGCGTGCCCTCATCCATGCACCACCAGACAGCGAAAAACCTCCGTCCATGCCCCTGCTCCCCCATATCAGGCGCGGCCGATACGCCAGACACCGTTTCGCTCATGTTGTGTTAGGTGCGCCATGATTGCACCATATATGGTGTCATGCACGCATTAAATGACATGCCCCCATGTGCCCGGGCAGCAAAAGTCAGGACCTGGGCGGGCCGACTCCCGCATGTATTTTTTTCCGGGGTAACGGTTTCGGCCCGGCTCGGGCGGGCGGGCCGGAAAGAGGCATGCGCCCCCGCAATCCGGTATCGTGATCGGCTGCATTCGGGACACGGGGCCCGTCATTGCGCTGAACCGGGCCACCTTTGTGAACCGGGCGGAAAACCATGGCAGGTGGCGCGCGTCTGCTTCATGTCAACACGAAGCAGGATGACATTCCATGAAAGCACTGACCTGGCAGAAAAAGGGCAAGATCACATGCGAAAGCGTGCCTGACCCCGTCATTCTCGATGGCCATGACGCCATCATCAAGGTAACCGCTTGCGCGATCTGCGGCTCCGACCTCCATCTGATGGATGGCATGATGCCGACCATGCGGTGTGGTGACATTCTGGGTCACGAAACGATGGGGGAAGTGGTCGAGGTCGGTCGGGACAATACGCGTCTTTCCATCGGACAGCGTATCGTCGTCCCCTTCACGATTTCCTGCGGTGCGTGCCGGCAGTGCAGATGGGGCAACTGGAGCTGCTGCGAGCGGACAAATCCCAACGGGCACCAGCAGGCCGAGACATTCGGCTATCCATTGGCCGGCCTGTTTGGCTATTCCCATATTACGGGTGGCTTTGCTGGCGGTCAGGCGGAATACCTGCGCGTGCCCTATGCCGATGTCGGGCCGATCGTGATTCCCGAAGGGCTGGATGACGAACAGGTCCTGTTCCTCTCTGATATTTTCCCCACCGGCTACCAGGCCGCCGAAAACTGTGAAATTACCCCGGAATCCGAAAAAACCATCACCGTATGGGGCTGCGGGCCGGTTGGGCAGATGGCGATCCGCTCCTGTTTCCTGCTGGGGGCAAAACGCGTCATCGCCATTGATGAAGTGCCCGAAAGACTGGCCATGGCACGCGCCGGCGGGGCTGAAACCATAGATTTCCGTACCCACAATATTCAGGAAACGCTGGTTGACATGACAGCAGGGCTTGGCCCCGACGCGGTGATCGAAGCTGTCGGCATGGAAGCGCATGGTGCCGATACCATGATGCAGAAAGTCGGGTCGGCCCTGCTGTCCGCCACGACGCTGGAGCGGCCTTTTGCGCTGAACCAGGCCATTCTTGGCTGCAGGCCGGGCGGCATCGTGTCAATGCCGGGTGTCTATGCCGGTGCGCTGGGTCCGGTCATGATTGGCGTACTCATGAACAAGGGCCTGACCCTGCGCACCGGTCAGACCAATACGCAGAAATATCTCGCCCCCCTGCTGGAGCGTATCCGGAACGGGGATATCGACCCGACCTTCGTCATCAGTCATCGCTCCACCAGCCTTGAGGATGGTCCGGCACTTTATGAGAAATTCAGGGACAAGAAAGACAACTGCACCAAGGTTGTCTTTCACCCGCACGGGCGCTGAACCCGCTGCCTTTTCCGCCATGATGGACAATGTGGTCCTGCCGCAGGCAGCGTGGTTCAGGGTGGGCCGTCCGCCGGGGCATGGCCAAACAGGCCAGACAGCATGCGCAGCAGATCCCGGGGGGCAACAGGCTTCTCCAGATAACGCGCCTGCGGGAATTCCGCGGCCAGAGGTGCCTGGTCGCCATAACCGGTGGCAAACACGAAAGGCGTGCCCCGCGCCTGCAGCACGCGCGCCACCGGGGCGGAGGTCTCCCCCGCCACGTTTACGTCCAGCAGTGCCGCATCCACCCCATGCATTTCCAGCACTGCAAATGCCTCCTCTATCGAGGCTGCCAGACAGACCTGCGCCACCCCGTGCGCGCGGAGCATGTCCTCTATATCAAGGGCCACGAGGAATTCATCCTCCAGCACCATGACCGTCCGGCCCGCCAGTGCGGGGGCACCCCCGTCATGCTCCGGCCCGGGGGGCAGCGTGACCTGCACCTTTTGCTTCGGCACCGGGGGCGCATCGACCACGGTGCTGCCCGGCAGCGTGACATCCACCACCACGCCATGGGGCAGGAAGCGGCGCTCCGCCCTGCCCTTCAGGTCATGCACGATCGCGCGTTCGATCAGCAGCCCGCCAAAACCCGACTTGGCGGGCGGGTTCACCATCGGGCCACCACGTTCGCACCAGCAGATGTGGCAATCCTGTCCGTTCCATTCCCACGCAACACTGATCCCGCCCGTGGGTACGGACAATGCGCCATACTTGGCGGCATTGGTTGCCAGTTCATGGAACAGCAGCGCCATGAATGTGAGCGCGCGGGTGCTGAAGCGCAGGCATGGCCCTTCCAGCATGATCCGGCTGGGCTGGCTGTCATAGGGTGCGAGTTCCCCCATGAGCAGTTCCTGCAATGTGGCGCCATGGTCCACCCGCAGCGCCTGGTCATGGGCGTTGGACAGCGCACGGATGCGCCCGCGCAGCGCGGCACTGTAGCTGGCCATGCTGTCATCTTCCGCCGGTGCGCGCGTCACCAGCGCCTGCATGACGGCAAGGATGTTCTTCACCCGGTGGTTCAGTTCATCATTGAGCATGCGCTGGGTGGCCTCGGCCTGCTCCTGTTCACGCAGCTTCTGCTGGTGGGCCGCGGCCATGACCTCCAGCAGGGTGGCGCGCATCTGCGTGGCCAGTTCCACGTCATCGGCCGTCCAGGCAGCACTGCGGCCATGCACGTCCTGCTTCCATATATCAAAACTGGAGCGTGGGGTCAGCCGTGCGCCCAGCCTGCCGCTGGGATAGGTCTTTTCCGGATCGCCACCCCACATGACCGTGCGCACCAGTTCGCGGCGGAACAGGATCAGGTAGTCACGCCGCGCGGGCCAGATGGGCATGACCATGGCCCCCGCAATACCATGTACATCCGCGCCCAGGCCGGGGCAGTCATGCGCCAGATGGTCCGTATGCCAGATCTGGCCATCCGCGCGCGCATCGGCCACACGCAGCATGCAGGCCAGATCCGCAGGCGGCAGGCTCTCGCCACGTGCGGTCCAGCTACCGTCTATCCACACGCCACCGCCATCACACTCGATGATGTCCAGCAGTTCGGATGTCCGGTCACGGAAATAACCGAAAATATCGGACACCCGCGGGGCATCGCGCAGGAAACCGGACAGGAAGCCATGCGCACCATGCAGAAGCCCCAGCCGCCGCGTACGCACCAGGGCGATGATCTGCAGGGCCAGGAATTCCCCCAGCATCTTTGCCGTGGTACGTTCCGGCTACGTCAGCTGGCGGGGCATGTAGTGATGGAAGGCAATCAGCCCCCACAACTGGCCGTCGACAACAAGTGACACCGACATGGAGGCGCGCACGCCCATGTTGCCCAGATATTCGCAGTGCACCGGCGAGACCGCGCGCAGGTGCATGAAACTCATGTCCAGCGCAGGCAGGCCGGGTTCCTCAAGCACCGCGACGCGCTGGAACGTGGCGTCCCCGATCACGCGGATCAGCGAGCGGCGATAAAGCTCACGTGCCTGCGCCGGGATGTCCGTACTGGGGAAATGCTGGCCCAGGAAACTTTCAAGCCCCTGCCTGCGATCTTCCGCGATCACCTTGCCGGACCAGTCCGGCGCGAAGCGGTAGACCATGGCACGATCATAGCCAAACAGGCGGCGCATCTGCGGTATGGCCTGACGCAGCAGGGACAGCACGTCGGCCGGGTCACGCAGTTGCTCATGGACCGCGTGCAGGCCCTCCACAAGTGCCGCCGTCTGTTCCGGCCGGGCTGCCGGTTCACATTCCACCACGATATCCGCACCCACGCGATGCACCACGCAGTCACACCGCACCCCGCCGCGCAGCGCGGTGTCTGTCATGACGCGGGGCCTGCCCTCTTCCATGCCATGTGCAAGGCTGCGCAGGCTGTCCGCCACGCCCTGCCCCATGCATTCATCCAGCGTCATGCCGAAATGGGGTGTGACGGCCGGAAGCCACTCCGTCACATTGGCGGAATAGCGGTTGAGCCGCCAGTCGGCCATGCGAAAAGCCAGGACAAATCCGGCAGGCTGGATGCTGGCGGGAATATGGATGGGCTCACGGTCACAGGTCGTAAGATCCGCCTCGCCAAACGCCACGATGGGCCGGGCTGTCTCATTCATGCCGTGGCGCCTGCCAGTGCTGCGGTGCAGGCCTGCCGCATGGCGGATACGGCTACGTCAAATGTGGCGCAGGCGGCGGCCGTCATCACATCACGGTCGCATGCAGGGGCATCGTCCAGACATGTCAGGAAATCCCGCCAGCCCGTGGCGTGGGCCTGCTCCAGCAGGTGCCCCGCCCCCGTTGCAGGGCCAAAACCCAGCGCCGTTACGCGCGGCAGCAGCACGCGCGCGCCAAGGGACGAGCCTTCGAGAACATAACAGGCTCCCAGCACCTGCGCTGGCGTGACGGGCCTGAACATTACGGCGGGCGTGAAAGACGCAAGCCCCAGGGCCAGCATGTCCTTGCCCAGCGACGCGGCCAGCCGCGTGGGCTGCCATTGCCCCGCGGAAGCGGGCGGACGCAGCCGGTCCAGCCCCGCTTCCATATAGATACGGAATGCCCCGATGCCCCTTACATAACGACGGTACTGATCCGCATCACGCATGGGGCCGACCATGGCATCCAGTTGCACATGGCGCGCCTGTGTCGCGGCTTTCAGATGATGGCGGACGGAGCCTGCATTTCTGGTCAGGGCGGAAGCGGAGGGCAGCACGGTATCCATTCAATCCTGACATGGCCATTCAATCAAATCCGCAACTGAATGACAAAAACAGATGGCAGTCTCCCACTATTGCGCATTCCTCATGTCCATACAAGTGACGGGAGGCAGGGCCTGTGGCACACGACGCGCCGCATCGCCCATGCCCGTACCGCGTTGCCGCCCGTCCCTTACCTGCCGCCCGTACCCATGTAGCAGACAGGCTTGCCGCCGGCGTGGGTCGCACGGCTGTCCCCCGGCGAGAAGTGATCTTCCAGATACTGTTCCAGTTTCTCCAGCGACATGCCTTTCGTTTCAGGCAGGAACCGTGCCACGAAAACGAGGGACATCAGGTTGATCACGGCAAACGCGAAGAAAGTGAACGCCCCGATCCAGTGCAGGACCACCGGAAAGAGGAAGGAGACGGTGGCATTGAAAACCCACTGGGCCGCAACGGAAAGCCCGGTCAGGATGCCCCGCGCCCGCATGGGGAACAGTTCCGACATCAGCAGCCAGTAAAGTGGTGATACCATCATCTGGATGAAAAACAGGGCCAGCAAAATGAAGCCCAGCGCAACCACGCTCTGTGACGGGGCACCGCCCATCAGCAGCAACGTCGCCCCCAGGCCCAGATGGGCGCATATGACACCGGCAAGACCACCCATAAGCGTAAAACGGCGTGCAAACCGCCCGATCATCCATATCCCCAGAAAGGTCGCGCATACGGCAACAACACCCGCGCCGATTGTCGCGATCAGGGCTGCTTCTGTGCCCAGGCCGGTCTGGCGCAGGATGATCGGCGTGAAATACATGAAGGCGTTCACACCGGTAAACTGGGCTGCAAACCCCAGCCCTATCCCGACCATCAGAAGACGCTGGATCCAGGTTTCACCCAGCGCCTCCCGCCATCCCATCTGCTCGGAATCATCATTCACCTGTGCCCTGATCTCGACCATTTCCCTGTGGACCTGCGTATCCGTCGAGCGGATGAGTTCCAGCACATGCCTGGCTTCATCCGCCCGGCCACGACTGGCCAGCCAGCGCGGAGAGCGTGGCACGAACACCAGGCCAAGCCCCAGCAGGCAGGCCGGAACAGCCGCAATCAGGAGCATGATGCGCCAGATGCCGGGGGCACCGGAAAACCTTGCCAGCAGAGCGCTGAGGATGTAGGCGATCAGCTGTCCCGTCACGATCATCATCTCGTTCTGGCTGACCAGTCGCCCGCGTCGGCCCGGGGGTGCCATTTCCGAAATGAACATCGGAACAAGGGCGGAGGCACCACCAACCGCGAACCCGAGTACGGCGCGCATCAGAACCATGACCGGAACAGTCGGCGCCTGTGATGTACCGAGCGCACCGATGACAAAGATGGCGGACAGTCCCATCAGGCTGTCGCGCCGCCCCAGCCGGTCCGCCACGATGCCACATAGCAGCGACCCGACTGCCGCACCCAGCACCAGCGCGGACGTTACAAGCCCCTCGGTCAACGGGGTCAGCCCCAGGCCGCCCTGTGCAGCCGGAAGCTGCATGAACGGAAGCGCGCCCGCGATGACCCCGGTATCATAACCGAACGCCAGCGCCCCCATGGTGACGACCATGACAATCTTGGTTACCAGTTTCTGTGCGTCAGTAAGCTTTTTCATTCATGTATCCACAGCCTTTCAACCGTGTTCCCCTTACGGACGGGCACTGAAAGCTGTCCATTTCTTTCATGCCAGGAAATCAGGAAACACTTGAAGCCGCTGCCGGGTTGCATAATTCCCGCACTGTCAGAAAATTTGTTTATCCTGATTTTTATTTTTCTTTCCCGTTTCTGTCTTAAATTTGAATTCCGTACCAATGATACTGTCCAGACGCCGGGACCACCGGCCATTCCATTAAAATCAGGGCGGGATGTTATTTGTCATCACTCCGGCTGGTGCTCATACACCGCCACCAGCCCTGTTGAGGCAGCAGCCATGATCCCGCATTCCGACAGACCCGCAGAGCCGTTTTTTCTGTGATCGCCTGACGGTTGTAATAGTCCATCGCCCATGGAATGGGGAAAAGCGGTGCACGGCTTTTTTTACCGACACGCTCCCCGTTATCTCACCCGATCTCGCACCCATGCAAACCAGTTTCCTGATCCGGGTGGCGATCCGTGGCACGCCATGCCGAATGTCCTTCCACTCAGGCTGGCCAGTCTGTCTGCAGTCCCGCCCCGTGGCAGTTTCCCGCCATCGGCCATGCTGTCCATTGCTTCACGGAAAAGGAAGCAACGGCCTCAACCGGTCTCTGCCGGCATGACCCGCAGGCAGACGCCTGGTCATCGAGGGTCATGCGCGTATACCTCGTGGCAAGTTTCTCCTCGCCTTGACGCTTTCTGATGAATGCCCGGACCCGGCCCGGATTGGCCTGTTCAATCCGAGAATGAAATCTGTCGCCTGTCTGTCTGCATATTTCGGGAACCACCAAAACCCGTTCCATGCCGACAATGCCTGGAAGGAACCGGGTAAGCCGACCATGACACTCGGGATGTTCGCAAGGGGGCGCCGTCAAAGCCGGGCGGCCGCATGTTGAACGTAGCTGAATGGATCAGGTCATCTTGCAGCATTACGCCGAACCGCCTGTGGTGGCAGTCCAAAGGCGCGCAGGAAAGCGCGCCGCATACGTTCCGGGTCGTGAAATCCCGTTGTGACCGCAATGGTTTCAAGTGGAAGCGTGGAATGCAGGACACGCTCGTGGGCGGTTTCCAGACGCAGGCGTTCAACCGCTTTGGCCGGGCTTGTCCCAACGGAAGCCCGGAACGCACGGGAGAAATTGCGCGGGCTCATTGCCATCTGCTTCGCCAGGACATCCACCGTAAGGCGCTGTGCCAACCGCGTACGTATCCAGCCAAGGAGAGCGGTAAAACGATCCTCGCCCCCGCCCATTTCCAGCAGGGCGGAAAACTGTGACTGCCCACCGGGGCGACGATGGAAGACCACCATCTGCCGTGCCGTCCGGCGCGCCATGTCTTCGCCTAGATCATGGGTTATCAGGGCAAGCGCCAGATCAATCCCGGCACTGATACCGGCGGAAGTCCATACCGGGCCGTCGTGGATGAAAATGGCATCAGGCTCCAGCTTTACGTCGGGGAACAGGCGGCTGAATTTCTGCGCATGCTGCCAGTGCGTGGTCACACGCCGCCCATGCAGCAGGCCGGAGGATGCCAGTACGAACGCACCGGTGCACACACTGCACATGCGTCGTGTCCGTTTCATGCGGTGCTGCAGGAACACCCGCAAGGCCGGACAGTCCATGGCCCTGTCATGCCCTTCACCACCAACGGTGATGAGGGTGTCAAAGTCATCTTCCACCAGATCAGGCGCCATTGTCTGCACGGCGACTTTTGATGAGGATGTCACCAGCCCGCCATGGCGTGACAGCATCTTCAGGTCATACTCCTGCCCGGCCATACGCCCTGCAATTTCAAAGGCCGCGGCGGGACCGGCCGCATCAAGCAGCTGGAAATCCGGATAGAGGACAAAGCCAATGGATCTGGTCATGTCCTGAAATGAGGGATCACTGTCATTTCGTCAACGTCGTGAAGGAAACACAATGGTGCGGCAACCATGACTGCTGCACCACAAGGAACTTATCCATGTCACGACCGCCATTCCCGCCTTTTGATCTTGAAAGCGCAACA
This portion of the Komagataeibacter sp. FNDCF1 genome encodes:
- a CDS encoding biliverdin-producing heme oxygenase, encoding MDTVLPSASALTRNAGSVRHHLKAATQARHVQLDAMVGPMRDADQYRRYVRGIGAFRIYMEAGLDRLRPPASAGQWQPTRLAASLGKDMLALGLASFTPAVMFRPVTPAQVLGACYVLEGSSLGARVLLPRVTALGFGPATGAGHLLEQAHATGWRDFLTCLDDAPACDRDVMTAAACATFDVAVSAMRQACTAALAGATA
- a CDS encoding HWE histidine kinase domain-containing protein, producing the protein MLGEFLALQIIALVRTRRLGLLHGAHGFLSGFLRDAPRVSDIFGYFRDRTSELLDIIECDGGGVWIDGSWTARGESLPPADLACMLRVADARADGQIWHTDHLAHDCPGLGADVHGIAGAMVMPIWPARRDYLILFRRELVRTVMWGGDPEKTYPSGRLGARLTPRSSFDIWKQDVHGRSAAWTADDVELATQMRATLLEVMAAAHQQKLREQEQAEATQRMLNDELNHRVKNILAVMQALVTRAPAEDDSMASYSAALRGRIRALSNAHDQALRVDHGATLQELLMGELAPYDSQPSRIMLEGPCLRFSTRALTFMALLFHELATNAAKYGALSVPTGGISVAWEWNGQDCHICWCERGGPMVNPPAKSGFGGLLIERAIVHDLKGRAERRFLPHGVVVDVTLPGSTVVDAPPVPKQKVQVTLPPGPEHDGGAPALAGRTVMVLEDEFLVALDIEDMLRAHGVAQVCLAASIEEAFAVLEMHGVDAALLDVNVAGETSAPVARVLQARGTPFVFATGYGDQAPLAAEFPQARYLEKPVAPRDLLRMLSGLFGHAPADGPP
- a CDS encoding IS5 family transposase — its product is MVTWTGIARREYSRERLRYPSDMTDGEWTLIMPFVPPAKRGGRPRTTDMREVVNAMLYIASAGCAWRLLPKCFPPVSTIRRYFYAWRDAGVFEVMNTVLVMSLREIEGRDASPSAGVIDSQSVKTTESGGISGYDAGKKVKGRKRHIVTDTCGFLIFLLVHAADIQDRDGAVDVLAAIRRRFPWLRHIFADGGYAGDKLRSALASMGKWTLEIIRRSDTVKGFQILPRRWVVERTFAWLGRCRRLAKDWEQSIASSTAWTLIASIRMLTRRTARHCQG
- a CDS encoding GAF domain-containing protein, whose product is MNETARPIVAFGEADLTTCDREPIHIPASIQPAGFVLAFRMADWRLNRYSANVTEWLPAVTPHFGMTLDECMGQGVADSLRSLAHGMEEGRPRVMTDTALRGGVRCDCVVHRVGADIVVECEPAARPEQTAALVEGLHAVHEQLRDPADVLSLLRQAIPQMRRLFGYDRAMVYRFAPDWSGKVIAEDRRQGLESFLGQHFPSTDIPAQARELYRRSLIRVIGDATFQRVAVLEEPGLPALDMSFMHLRAVSPVHCEYLGNMGVRASMSVSLVVDGQLWGLIAFHHYMPRQLT
- a CDS encoding recombinase, whose amino-acid sequence is MDGGFSLSGGAWMRARGAFEGAFGVAPLPPRALDPGMGEAVGRRTVFRPSDQEDFGRVADRVAAGNTALLPMVEADERAQLRNAIATGALLTSGRHLQHGDGTQPGRNMEMFTNCATAICSFAKFYLLLNGSGVGRAYDDELCVVDWGQAPELKFVLSPDHPDYPHDRAGLLRFGLEMQILPWGMALEAFDAEMEAQVRAFLERTVLTRQPEGSDPVHVIEDSREGWGKAVEMIEAMAFRGERERRLVLDFSAIRCAGSPIAGMQGRPASGPVSLLRGLLNVREHVIGVARAGGMPLWEQALRVDHYLSVEVQVGGARRAARMATKSWRDAEVLRFIRAKEEGGLWTANHSVMVDHEFWDCVNDPARTGPLAEHARAVFAEATRCAWINGEPGFINGDRLEDSRTGSARLKKVHADGRDFRSARYQATVGATLLADLARRAAGAHFPVTTNPCGEITLHVTGGYCVIGDFAPLLACPVALAEVTPGAVPVDMARTWDARVRDAVRLGVRFLLRANRMDALYGEEVRRTNRIGIGPTGLHEWAWLRFGLDFHDLLDEARAAPFWNAVRALSTIAKEEANTYARETGTARPVTVTTVKPAGTTSKLFGLTEGAHLPPRRQYLRWVQFKGVQRADGTWEAGTDPLLPAYGRRGYPVRALRSFPGMSIVGFPTVPLIQRLGMGGRVVTAPEATPEEQYRWLELLEKYWIGAEQGNQVSYTLKVYTDRHDLDGFRGMVAANQPHVRCCAVLPSRPDCDLGYEYLPEEEVPAGKFAAITAMIQDEDVREVVDWAHLQCASGACPI
- a CDS encoding zinc-dependent alcohol dehydrogenase, with product MKALTWQKKGKITCESVPDPVILDGHDAIIKVTACAICGSDLHLMDGMMPTMRCGDILGHETMGEVVEVGRDNTRLSIGQRIVVPFTISCGACRQCRWGNWSCCERTNPNGHQQAETFGYPLAGLFGYSHITGGFAGGQAEYLRVPYADVGPIVIPEGLDDEQVLFLSDIFPTGYQAAENCEITPESEKTITVWGCGPVGQMAIRSCFLLGAKRVIAIDEVPERLAMARAGGAETIDFRTHNIQETLVDMTAGLGPDAVIEAVGMEAHGADTMMQKVGSALLSATTLERPFALNQAILGCRPGGIVSMPGVYAGALGPVMIGVLMNKGLTLRTGQTNTQKYLAPLLERIRNGDIDPTFVISHRSTSLEDGPALYEKFRDKKDNCTKVVFHPHGR